A part of Jiangella alba genomic DNA contains:
- a CDS encoding acetylxylan esterase: MTLPYDDWFGPDAFDATYGYDLDALLAVGAPDEPPGFAEFWTSLYARALAVDTAPVVRPAAEPGWHDVEFTSLDGVRLGGWLWLPPGDVERAVVVGHGYGGRAQPDPGLDLPGTAVLFAASRGLPERGLVPGIPSVSGEHVLHGIESAATYVHGGCVADVWCAASALLALLPSPPSRVAYAGGSFGGGIGALALPWDERFDRGALTVPSFGHHDLRLTMPCTGSGEAVRLHVARHPEVREVLRYFDAATAARRLRIPMLVVPALWDPSVPPPGQFAVHNAIPGEKELVVLPAGHAEYPGQDAEDERRGAALRTFLLS, translated from the coding sequence GTGACGCTGCCCTATGACGACTGGTTCGGTCCGGACGCCTTCGACGCGACCTACGGCTACGACCTCGACGCGCTGCTCGCGGTCGGCGCGCCGGACGAGCCGCCCGGGTTCGCCGAGTTCTGGACGTCGTTGTACGCGCGTGCATTGGCGGTCGACACCGCGCCGGTCGTCCGCCCGGCTGCCGAGCCCGGCTGGCACGACGTCGAGTTCACCTCGCTGGACGGAGTGCGGCTGGGCGGCTGGCTGTGGCTGCCGCCCGGCGACGTGGAGCGCGCCGTCGTCGTCGGGCACGGGTACGGCGGCCGCGCGCAGCCCGATCCTGGCCTCGACCTCCCCGGCACCGCCGTCCTGTTCGCCGCGTCGCGCGGACTGCCGGAGCGCGGGCTGGTCCCGGGCATCCCGTCCGTCAGCGGCGAGCACGTGCTGCACGGCATCGAGTCGGCCGCGACCTACGTGCACGGCGGCTGCGTCGCCGACGTCTGGTGCGCGGCGTCGGCGCTGCTCGCGCTGCTGCCGTCGCCGCCGTCGCGGGTCGCGTACGCCGGGGGCAGTTTCGGTGGCGGCATCGGCGCGCTGGCGCTGCCGTGGGACGAACGGTTCGACCGCGGCGCGCTGACGGTGCCCAGCTTCGGCCACCACGACCTGCGCCTCACCATGCCGTGCACCGGCAGCGGCGAGGCGGTCCGGCTGCACGTCGCCCGGCATCCGGAGGTGCGCGAGGTGCTGCGCTACTTCGACGCGGCGACGGCGGCGCGGCGGCTGCGCATCCCGATGCTGGTCGTACCGGCGCTGTGGGATCCGTCCGTCCCGCCGCCCGGCCAGTTCGCCGTCCACAACGCGATCCCGGGCGAGAAGGAGCTCGTCGTGCTGCCCGCCGGGCACGCCGAGTACCCGGGCCAGGACGCCGAGGACGAGCGCCGCGGCGCCGCGCTGCGCACGTTCCTGCTCAGTTGA
- a CDS encoding sulfatase-like hydrolase/transferase, giving the protein MSGDRPNLVVVTADDLAIWAVGCYGNAEIRTPHIDALARGGTRFTEFYCTSPVCSPSRASLLTGRIPSAHGVHDWIRGGNGHDEPGIGYLDGLTSYPRLLADAGYTCGISGKWHLGDSPVPQQGYQHWFVHPSGGGRYHDAVMYRDGRRVDTEGYLTDVITDDATGFLRARAGDGSPFLLNVNYTAPHSPWVDQHPPDLVDSYADCAFESCPQETRHPWIEQHPIELDNTEQNADPARGPVTVRDHLQGYFAAVTALDQGVGRIVAELRALGLEERTLLLVTSDNGFNCGHHGIWGKGNATFPQNMYDSSVKVPMIASMPGRVPVGEVDAMLSGYDLLPTLLEVARLAERMPSGLPGHSFAAELTGRPAGADRPVVVYDEFGPTRMIRTRNTKYVHRYPYGPHELYDLVRDPDERINLLADERVLDRGEPDRRARAAELRTLLERWFDRYADPRRDGRVQAVTGRGQLRPVGRPGEEAFHPFEARKQLDAAYRDPPP; this is encoded by the coding sequence ATGAGCGGCGACCGGCCGAACCTCGTCGTCGTCACGGCCGACGACCTGGCGATCTGGGCGGTGGGCTGTTACGGGAACGCCGAGATCCGCACGCCGCACATCGACGCGCTCGCCCGCGGCGGCACCCGGTTCACCGAGTTCTACTGCACGTCGCCGGTCTGCTCGCCGTCCCGAGCCTCGCTGCTGACCGGCCGCATCCCGTCCGCGCACGGCGTGCACGACTGGATCCGCGGCGGCAACGGCCACGACGAGCCGGGCATCGGCTACCTGGACGGTCTGACCAGCTATCCGCGGCTGCTCGCCGACGCCGGGTACACATGCGGCATCAGCGGCAAGTGGCACCTCGGCGACAGCCCCGTCCCGCAGCAGGGCTACCAGCACTGGTTCGTCCACCCCAGCGGCGGCGGCCGCTACCACGACGCCGTCATGTACCGCGACGGGCGCCGGGTCGACACGGAGGGCTACCTCACCGACGTCATCACCGACGACGCCACCGGCTTCCTCCGCGCGCGGGCGGGCGACGGGTCGCCGTTCCTGCTCAACGTGAACTACACCGCGCCGCACAGCCCGTGGGTCGACCAGCACCCGCCCGACCTCGTCGACTCCTACGCGGACTGCGCCTTCGAGAGCTGCCCGCAGGAGACCCGGCACCCGTGGATCGAGCAGCATCCGATCGAGCTGGACAACACCGAGCAGAACGCCGACCCCGCGCGCGGCCCCGTCACCGTCCGCGACCACCTGCAGGGCTACTTCGCCGCCGTCACCGCCCTCGACCAAGGCGTCGGCCGGATCGTCGCCGAGCTGCGCGCGCTGGGCCTGGAGGAGCGCACGCTGCTGCTCGTCACCAGCGACAACGGCTTCAACTGCGGCCACCACGGCATCTGGGGCAAGGGCAACGCGACGTTCCCGCAGAACATGTACGACTCGTCGGTGAAGGTGCCGATGATCGCGTCGATGCCCGGCCGCGTCCCGGTGGGCGAGGTCGACGCCATGCTCAGCGGGTACGACCTGCTGCCGACGCTGCTGGAGGTCGCCAGGCTGGCCGAGCGGATGCCGTCCGGGCTGCCGGGGCACAGCTTCGCCGCCGAGCTGACCGGCCGGCCCGCGGGCGCCGACCGGCCCGTCGTCGTGTACGACGAGTTCGGCCCGACCCGGATGATCCGCACCCGCAACACCAAGTACGTCCACCGCTACCCGTACGGGCCGCACGAGCTGTACGACCTCGTGCGCGACCCTGACGAGCGGATCAATCTGCTCGCCGACGAGCGCGTGCTGGACCGCGGCGAGCCGGACCGCCGGGCCCGGGCCGCCGAACTGCGGACGCTGCTCGAACGGTGGTTCGACCGCTACGCCGATCCTCGCCGCGACGGCCGGGTGCAGGCGGTGACCGGACGGGGCCAGCTGCGGCCGGTCGGCCGTCCCGGCGAGGAGGCGTTCCACCCGTTCGAGGCCCGCAAGCAGCTGGACGCCGCCTACCGCGACCCGCCGCCCTGA
- a CDS encoding TetR/AcrR family transcriptional regulator C-terminal domain-containing protein: MGRSRVQGKHAGLTRDQVLRAAVRLADRDGVEALSMRKLARELDVEAMTLYHHVRNKQGLEDAIVEYVLAESLRPPPEPAGWQEVVAGHAADLHRGLTQHPGAVLLFATRTAVTPRTLAILEQSLRVLRDAGFAPRTALHLIYAVAGAVVGQHLAYAGEQAQPAVDAPAVGDDHPVLAAALADGPVTMESRLDFTLTTLIAGFEALRQGGGSR; this comes from the coding sequence GTGGGCCGGTCGCGAGTGCAGGGCAAGCACGCGGGCCTGACCAGAGACCAGGTGCTCCGAGCCGCCGTCCGGCTGGCCGACCGCGACGGCGTCGAGGCGCTGTCCATGCGCAAGCTGGCCCGCGAGCTCGACGTCGAGGCGATGACGCTCTACCACCACGTCCGCAACAAGCAGGGCCTCGAGGACGCCATCGTCGAGTACGTGCTGGCCGAGTCGCTGCGCCCGCCGCCTGAGCCGGCCGGCTGGCAGGAGGTCGTCGCCGGGCACGCCGCCGACCTGCACAGGGGCCTCACCCAGCATCCCGGCGCCGTGCTGCTGTTCGCGACGCGGACCGCGGTCACGCCGCGGACGCTGGCCATCCTGGAGCAGTCGCTGCGCGTGCTCCGCGACGCCGGGTTCGCCCCGCGGACGGCGCTGCACCTCATCTACGCGGTCGCGGGCGCCGTCGTCGGCCAGCACCTCGCCTACGCCGGCGAACAGGCGCAGCCGGCCGTCGACGCCCCTGCCGTCGGCGACGACCACCCCGTCCTCGCCGCCGCGCTCGCCGACGGCCCCGTCACGATGGAATCGCGCCTCGACTTCACCCTGACCACCCTGATCGCGGGCTTCGAGGCCCTGCGTCAGGGCGGCGGGTCGCGGTAG
- a CDS encoding YaaA family protein translates to MLIVLPPSETQARPARGRGLDLARLSFPELTEARVRVLDGMVATSARPDAMRRLEAPAGAAAEVARNVEVRTAPAVAAARLYQGVLYDAFDPATLEAAALRRAGRRVVIVSSLLGAVRLGDRVPAHRLPICAQLDGLEEAPGLEAYWRARLGPVLTAAAGAGVVVDLRSSSYAPLWRPGPELADRWVVLRVPGSPHGAKATRGRVARLLCAEPTAPGDAPALAAVVGAAFDVDLRPPDRDRRPWVLEVN, encoded by the coding sequence GTGCTGATCGTGCTGCCTCCGTCGGAGACGCAGGCCCGGCCGGCCCGGGGCCGCGGCCTCGACCTCGCGCGGCTCTCGTTCCCGGAGCTGACCGAGGCCCGTGTCCGGGTGCTCGACGGCATGGTGGCGACGAGCGCGCGGCCCGACGCGATGCGGAGGCTGGAGGCGCCGGCCGGGGCGGCGGCCGAGGTGGCCCGCAACGTGGAGGTGCGGACGGCGCCCGCGGTGGCGGCGGCGCGGCTGTACCAGGGCGTGCTCTACGACGCGTTCGATCCGGCGACGTTGGAGGCGGCGGCGCTGCGCCGGGCCGGGCGCCGGGTGGTCATCGTGTCGTCGCTGCTGGGTGCGGTGCGGCTGGGCGACCGCGTGCCCGCGCACCGGCTGCCGATCTGCGCGCAGCTCGACGGCCTGGAGGAGGCGCCGGGGCTGGAGGCGTACTGGCGGGCCCGGCTCGGCCCGGTGCTGACGGCCGCCGCCGGCGCCGGGGTGGTCGTCGACCTGCGGTCGAGCAGTTACGCGCCGCTCTGGCGGCCCGGGCCGGAGCTGGCCGATCGCTGGGTGGTGCTGCGGGTGCCCGGGTCGCCGCACGGCGCGAAGGCCACCCGCGGCCGGGTTGCGCGGCTGCTGTGCGCCGAGCCCACGGCGCCCGGCGACGCGCCCGCGCTGGCCGCCGTCGTCGGCGCGGCGTTCGACGTGGACCTGCGCCCGCCCGACCGCGACCGCCGGCCCTGGGTGCTCGAGGTCAACTGA